One window from the genome of Candidatus Didemnitutus sp. encodes:
- a CDS encoding FkbM family methyltransferase produces the protein MITPPIVTHVPDRPPITLRAYYPQFAEYYRWCELGVKAWFVQNVGPDWVSLDCGANIGYHSILLGQLAPTGRVYAFEPTSTNEMLRDNLAYNDLRNVDVIPVALGAESGRSHRALFRIWGEQPASGDYDFTTIDDFVFQRQLSRVDLIKIDVDSFDFEVLRGAKRTLEQFDPWVIVEINRNLALQGSSPEEVFDWLAARGYTATRPLDSENFLFKRTAPFGLGWLPIAVANWAAASGTTKDIIRLIPRNPENRPWANEWYLPKALGTALTAPQLPVFPPGQSPEWQRWQFWAFARAFAPDLVLGFGTSALETTRAALDGAQSIQSAARGHVFAAESTSAPSGSLTHSSGLPTEAELRCLLDPPVRVLVLWENVQLPRLVECVLGCLLPLLEQREHVVVLNSISDGRYTSAIPYDENGRGMLALGNAWSWRTDLPALIDFLERNRLTHFSSDHAIRLVFESDPDLERHAVAVLGPRHSHQAHWGWFSLNEHKGPYFYPAFL, from the coding sequence GTGATCACGCCCCCCATCGTCACGCATGTTCCGGACCGTCCGCCGATTACTTTGCGGGCATATTACCCGCAGTTCGCGGAGTATTACCGGTGGTGCGAACTCGGGGTGAAAGCGTGGTTCGTGCAAAATGTCGGCCCCGACTGGGTGTCGCTCGATTGCGGCGCCAATATCGGATATCACTCCATCCTCCTCGGACAGCTAGCGCCGACGGGACGAGTCTATGCATTCGAACCCACGTCGACCAACGAAATGCTGCGCGACAACCTGGCATACAACGACCTGAGAAACGTCGATGTCATTCCAGTCGCCTTGGGGGCGGAGAGCGGCCGAAGCCACCGCGCACTGTTCCGTATCTGGGGCGAGCAGCCGGCATCGGGGGACTACGATTTCACCACCATCGATGATTTCGTCTTCCAACGACAGTTGTCCCGAGTCGACCTGATCAAGATTGACGTAGACAGCTTTGATTTCGAGGTGCTGCGAGGGGCGAAGCGGACACTCGAGCAATTCGACCCATGGGTGATTGTCGAAATCAACCGCAACCTCGCACTGCAGGGCTCCTCGCCGGAGGAGGTCTTTGATTGGCTCGCTGCTCGCGGCTACACCGCGACGCGCCCGCTCGATTCCGAAAATTTCCTCTTCAAACGGACGGCGCCATTCGGACTGGGCTGGTTGCCGATCGCCGTGGCGAATTGGGCCGCGGCCTCCGGCACAACCAAGGACATCATACGGCTCATCCCCAGAAACCCGGAGAACCGTCCCTGGGCGAACGAATGGTATCTCCCCAAGGCTCTCGGCACCGCTCTGACCGCGCCACAACTACCTGTTTTCCCACCTGGCCAGTCCCCTGAATGGCAGCGCTGGCAATTCTGGGCATTTGCGCGGGCCTTCGCCCCTGATTTGGTGCTCGGTTTCGGCACTTCCGCGTTGGAAACGACGCGGGCGGCACTCGATGGTGCGCAGTCGATACAATCGGCGGCGCGCGGCCATGTATTTGCCGCGGAGTCGACCTCGGCGCCGTCGGGCTCACTGACGCATTCTTCCGGCCTACCGACCGAAGCGGAGCTGCGTTGCCTGCTTGATCCACCTGTTCGTGTGCTCGTCTTGTGGGAGAACGTCCAACTGCCGCGATTGGTGGAATGCGTGCTAGGATGCCTGCTGCCATTGCTGGAGCAGCGCGAGCACGTCGTGGTGCTAAACAGCATCTCCGACGGTCGCTACACCTCGGCCATCCCCTACGACGAAAATGGTCGCGGCATGCTGGCCCTAGGCAATGCGTGGTCGTGGCGGACGGATCTGCCGGCGTTGATTGACTTTCTCGAGCGCAACCGGCTCACCCACTTTTCTTCCGACCATGCGATCCGTTTGGTCTTTGAATCAGACCCCGACCTCGAACGCCATGCGGTCGCGGTGCTTGGCCCCCGCCATTCTCACCAAGCCCACTGGGGTTGGTTCTCGTTGAACGAGCATAAAGGGCCTTATTTCTATCCCGCGTTTTTATGA
- a CDS encoding sulfate adenylyltransferase — protein MDLLRLITCGNVDDGKSTLLGRLLHDTKSIFEDQWDAVQRASERRGDAYTDLALLTDGLRAEREQGITIDVAYRYFATPQRKFILADCPGHFQYTRNMVTGASSAQLALLLIDVRRGVTEQTCRHAFLCTLLRIKHLVVCVNKMDLVGYRREEFERVREQFMAYAERLDAADIQFVPMAALPGDNVVEKSPHMPWYEGTPLLYLLENVFVRNDANHQDPRFPVQLVIRPQDPAAPDFRGLAGQVASGVFRPGDEVTHLPTGFTAKIKSIRDPNGTVAQAFHPMSVVIELDRDLDVSRGEMLARPNNYPTASHEIDVMLCWFSDKPLDPTRRYVLQHTTREAKCLIKEVRYKLDVTSLHRTSEPGPIGMNDLARVTLRSQAPLFWDNYKKNRQTGSVLLVDEATHATVGAGMIL, from the coding sequence ATGGACCTCCTCCGCCTCATCACCTGCGGCAACGTCGACGACGGCAAGAGCACGCTGCTCGGCCGCCTGCTGCACGACACCAAATCCATCTTCGAGGACCAGTGGGACGCCGTGCAGCGCGCCAGCGAGCGCCGCGGCGACGCCTACACCGACCTCGCCCTCCTCACCGACGGCCTCCGGGCCGAGCGCGAGCAGGGCATCACCATCGACGTCGCCTACCGCTACTTCGCCACGCCGCAGCGCAAGTTCATCCTCGCGGACTGCCCCGGCCATTTCCAATACACGCGCAACATGGTCACCGGCGCGTCGTCGGCCCAGCTCGCGCTCCTCCTCATCGACGTGCGCCGCGGCGTCACCGAGCAGACCTGCCGCCACGCCTTCCTCTGCACGCTGCTCCGCATCAAGCACCTCGTCGTCTGCGTGAACAAGATGGACCTCGTCGGCTACCGCCGCGAGGAGTTCGAGCGCGTGCGCGAGCAGTTCATGGCCTACGCCGAGCGCCTCGACGCCGCCGACATCCAGTTCGTGCCGATGGCCGCGCTGCCCGGCGACAACGTCGTCGAAAAATCCCCGCACATGCCGTGGTATGAGGGCACGCCCCTCCTCTACCTGCTCGAGAACGTCTTCGTCCGCAACGACGCCAACCACCAGGATCCGCGCTTCCCCGTGCAGTTGGTCATCCGCCCGCAGGACCCCGCCGCGCCCGATTTCCGCGGCCTCGCCGGCCAGGTCGCCAGCGGAGTGTTCCGCCCCGGCGACGAGGTCACGCACCTGCCGACCGGCTTCACCGCGAAAATCAAAAGCATCCGCGACCCTAACGGCACCGTCGCCCAAGCCTTTCACCCGATGTCCGTCGTGATCGAGCTCGACCGCGACCTCGACGTCAGCCGCGGCGAGATGCTCGCCCGGCCCAACAACTACCCGACCGCTTCGCACGAGATCGACGTCATGCTCTGCTGGTTCTCCGACAAGCCGCTCGACCCGACGCGCCGCTACGTCCTCCAGCACACCACCCGCGAGGCGAAATGCCTGATCAAGGAAGTGCGCTACAAGCTCGACGTCACCAGTCTCCACCGCACCAGCGAGCCCGGCCCGATCGGCATGAACGACCTCGCGCGCGTCACTCTCCGCTCGCAGGCCCCGCTGTTCTGGGACAACTACAAGAAAAACCGCCAGACCGGCAGCGTGCTCCTCGTGGACGAAGCGACGCACGCCACCGTCGGTGCCGGCATGATCCTGTGA
- a CDS encoding NAD-dependent epimerase/dehydratase family protein codes for MKDKLIVVCGAGGFIGGHLVADLLRQGHTRIRAVDIKPLSRWYQRFDGVENISADLQELEACRRATKDAYWVYNLAADMGGMGFIEKNKALCMLTVLINTHLLKAAREHGVQRLFYASSACVYAHDKQTDPNVTGLKEADAYPAMPEDGYGWEKLFSERMCRHFTEDFGLVTRVARYHNVYGPHGTFDGGREKAPAAICRKVIAAQMSGQHEIEIWGSGEQTRSFMFIDDCLRGTQAIMRSDTITFPINLGSEEKVSINQLVDLVESIAGVKLKRNYNLSAPKGVNGRNSENTIIRQYLGWEPSIPLRTGMEKTYAWIYDQMKAGASKDSVVNQS; via the coding sequence ATGAAAGACAAATTGATCGTCGTCTGCGGTGCAGGCGGTTTCATCGGTGGTCACTTGGTGGCCGATCTGCTCCGACAAGGTCACACGCGCATCCGCGCCGTAGACATCAAGCCGCTCTCCCGCTGGTATCAACGCTTCGACGGCGTGGAAAACATCTCGGCCGATTTACAGGAGCTCGAAGCCTGCCGCCGCGCCACCAAGGACGCCTATTGGGTCTACAATCTTGCCGCGGACATGGGCGGCATGGGCTTCATCGAAAAGAACAAAGCCCTCTGCATGCTCACGGTGCTCATCAACACGCACCTGCTGAAAGCCGCCCGTGAGCACGGCGTGCAGCGACTCTTCTACGCCTCCTCCGCCTGCGTCTACGCCCACGACAAACAGACCGACCCGAACGTCACCGGCCTCAAGGAAGCCGATGCCTATCCCGCCATGCCCGAAGACGGCTACGGCTGGGAAAAACTCTTCTCCGAGCGCATGTGCCGCCACTTCACCGAGGACTTCGGTTTGGTCACCCGCGTGGCCCGCTACCACAATGTCTACGGCCCGCACGGCACATTCGACGGCGGCCGTGAGAAGGCGCCTGCGGCCATCTGCCGCAAGGTCATCGCCGCCCAGATGAGCGGCCAGCACGAGATCGAGATTTGGGGCAGCGGCGAACAGACGCGCAGCTTCATGTTCATCGACGACTGCCTGCGCGGCACGCAGGCCATCATGCGCAGCGACACGATCACCTTCCCGATTAACCTCGGCTCCGAGGAGAAGGTCTCGATCAACCAGCTCGTCGACCTCGTCGAGTCGATCGCCGGTGTGAAGCTGAAGCGCAACTACAACCTCTCCGCCCCCAAGGGCGTCAACGGCCGCAACTCCGAGAATACGATCATCCGCCAATACCTCGGCTGGGAGCCCTCCATCCCTCTGCGCACCGGCATGGAAAAAACCTATGCCTGGATCTACGACCAGATGAAA
- a CDS encoding NAD(+) synthase → MNQGVVSSPDFLRVASAAPELRVADVEFNASRIVACLQTAAQNGAALALFPELSLTGYTCGDLFSQALLHERAKDEIQKIAAATRDLAIHAVVGLPLVHNGRLYNCAAVLGAGRVLGFVPKVYLPTTAEYYEERWFTSAAGMGPAEVALGDERVPLASQLLFEDVASGCTFGVEICEDLWAVHPPSGDLALAGANLILNPSASNELLGKADYRRDLVRQQSARCMTAYAYAGAGPGESTTDVVFSGHCMIAENGSMLVESARFKFDSQIVYADVDVGRLLHERLCNSSFSAASATVAFRRVPVSLAAKVPPSAPLGTLRPNPQYPFVPRDATARAAICHEIFAIQSTGLAKRLKHTGAKNVVLGISGGLDSTLALLVTVRAFDLLGLDRKGILAPTLPGFGTTKRTRSNAEKLVELLGATLRVIPIEPAVRQHFADIGHDPKIHDITYENAQARERTQILMDLANKVGGFVVGTGDLSESALGWCTFNGDHMSMYHVNSGVPKTLVRYLVDWCADSEFSGETSQVLHDIADTPISPELLPINEAGAQHQQTEDVVGPYVLHDYFLYHIVRHGSRPAKVLYLAELAFADQFDRATILRWLDVFVRRFFSQQFKRSAMPDGPKVGSVALSPRGDWRMPSDASVAEWRVELARLSKG, encoded by the coding sequence ATGAACCAAGGCGTCGTCTCCAGTCCCGACTTCCTCCGCGTCGCCTCCGCCGCGCCCGAACTGCGCGTCGCCGACGTCGAGTTCAACGCCTCGCGCATCGTCGCGTGCCTGCAAACCGCCGCGCAAAACGGCGCCGCGCTCGCGCTTTTCCCCGAGCTCAGCCTCACCGGCTACACCTGCGGCGACCTGTTCTCCCAAGCGCTGCTCCACGAGCGCGCCAAGGACGAGATCCAAAAGATCGCCGCCGCCACACGCGACCTCGCCATTCACGCCGTGGTCGGTCTGCCGCTCGTCCACAACGGCCGCCTCTACAACTGCGCCGCCGTGCTCGGCGCCGGCCGCGTCCTCGGCTTCGTGCCGAAGGTCTATCTCCCGACCACCGCCGAATATTACGAGGAACGCTGGTTCACCTCCGCCGCCGGCATGGGTCCGGCCGAAGTCGCGCTCGGCGATGAGCGCGTGCCGCTCGCCAGCCAGCTCCTGTTCGAGGACGTCGCGTCGGGCTGCACCTTCGGCGTCGAAATCTGCGAGGACCTCTGGGCCGTGCACCCGCCGAGCGGCGACCTCGCGCTCGCCGGCGCCAACCTCATCCTCAATCCCTCCGCGAGCAACGAACTGCTCGGCAAAGCCGACTACCGCCGCGACCTCGTCCGCCAGCAATCTGCGCGCTGCATGACCGCCTACGCCTACGCCGGCGCCGGCCCGGGCGAGTCGACCACCGACGTCGTGTTCTCCGGCCACTGCATGATCGCGGAAAACGGCTCGATGCTCGTCGAATCCGCGCGCTTCAAATTCGACTCGCAGATCGTCTACGCCGACGTCGACGTCGGCCGTCTGCTCCACGAGCGGCTCTGCAACAGCTCCTTCTCCGCCGCCAGCGCCACCGTCGCCTTCCGCCGCGTGCCGGTATCCCTTGCGGCCAAAGTTCCGCCGTCCGCACCGCTCGGCACGCTCCGCCCGAACCCGCAATATCCGTTCGTCCCGCGCGACGCCACCGCCCGCGCCGCGATTTGCCACGAGATTTTCGCCATCCAGTCGACCGGCCTCGCCAAGCGCCTCAAACACACCGGCGCGAAGAACGTCGTCCTCGGCATTTCCGGCGGCCTCGACTCCACCCTCGCGCTCCTCGTCACCGTCCGCGCGTTCGACCTGCTCGGGCTCGACCGCAAGGGCATCCTCGCGCCGACGCTGCCCGGCTTCGGCACCACGAAACGCACGCGCTCCAACGCCGAGAAACTCGTTGAGCTGCTCGGCGCCACTCTCCGCGTGATCCCGATCGAACCCGCAGTGCGCCAGCATTTCGCCGACATCGGTCACGACCCGAAAATCCACGACATCACCTACGAAAACGCGCAGGCGCGCGAACGCACCCAGATCCTGATGGATCTTGCCAACAAGGTCGGCGGCTTCGTCGTCGGCACGGGCGACTTGTCCGAGTCCGCGCTCGGCTGGTGCACTTTCAACGGCGACCACATGTCGATGTATCACGTGAACAGCGGCGTGCCGAAGACCCTCGTGCGCTACCTCGTCGACTGGTGCGCCGACTCCGAGTTCTCCGGCGAGACCTCGCAGGTTCTGCACGACATCGCCGACACCCCCATCAGCCCCGAGCTGCTCCCGATCAACGAAGCCGGCGCACAGCACCAGCAGACCGAAGATGTCGTCGGCCCCTACGTGCTGCACGACTACTTCCTCTACCACATCGTGCGCCACGGCAGCCGGCCGGCGAAAGTTCTCTATCTCGCCGAGCTCGCCTTCGCGGATCAGTTCGATCGCGCCACGATCCTGCGTTGGCTCGACGTATTCGTCCGGCGCTTCTTCTCCCAGCAATTCAAACGCTCCGCGATGCCGGACGGCCCCAAGGTCGGCTCGGTGGCCCTCTCGCCGCGCGGCGATTGGCGCATGCCCAGCGACGCTTCGGTCGCAGAATGGCGGGTTGAGCTCGCTCGATTGTCAAAAGGCTAG
- a CDS encoding ABC transporter ATP-binding protein translates to MDSETLISARNLSKAYRIWSDPAQRLLGPLLAEAARWVPGSAGESLRKKAHAAYRDFYALHDVSFELRRGEAIGIVGRNGAGKSTLLQLIAGTLQPSAGEIQVRGRVAALLELGAGFNPDFTGRENVFLSGAVLGLSKAEMEKRFDSVAAFADIGEFIEQPVKTYSSGMMMRLAFAVNTCVDPEILIVDEALSVGDAPFQAKCFRRLRQLIENGVSLLFVSHDLGTVRSICSRALWLKNGRAEMWGEAKEVAKAYEKFCWAEQGVTLGEPLTAAEKAPTSAAPSGGELALPPGAGEGRYGTHQMEIRGVALELCNGTPVPDHKFDFGAEVRLRFAIEARTAFKGKIRVGVRVKTARQDVVLTISNLDGSASVNLQSGHRLEARYEFKLPLAHGHYTLMAALFAITPLSEEHAEVYTFSNATILDCMENLIAFEMRPRHPIPAVGPVHTNCPLEISLHSPAGASQS, encoded by the coding sequence ATGGACAGCGAAACCCTCATCTCCGCGCGCAATCTCTCCAAGGCCTACCGCATTTGGAGCGATCCCGCACAGCGCCTGCTCGGTCCGCTGCTCGCCGAGGCCGCGCGCTGGGTGCCCGGCTCGGCCGGCGAGTCGTTGCGCAAAAAAGCCCACGCCGCCTACCGCGACTTCTACGCGCTGCACGACGTTTCGTTCGAGCTCCGCCGCGGCGAAGCCATCGGCATCGTCGGCCGTAACGGCGCGGGCAAGTCGACCCTGCTCCAGCTCATCGCCGGCACATTGCAGCCCTCCGCCGGCGAAATCCAAGTGCGCGGCCGCGTCGCCGCACTCCTCGAACTCGGTGCCGGCTTCAACCCCGACTTCACCGGCCGGGAGAACGTCTTCCTCAGCGGCGCGGTCCTCGGCCTGTCCAAAGCCGAGATGGAAAAGCGCTTCGATTCTGTCGCCGCTTTCGCCGACATCGGCGAGTTCATCGAGCAACCGGTGAAAACCTATTCGAGCGGCATGATGATGCGCCTCGCCTTCGCGGTGAACACCTGCGTCGACCCGGAGATTCTCATCGTCGACGAGGCGCTCAGCGTCGGCGACGCGCCGTTTCAGGCGAAATGCTTCCGCCGTCTCCGGCAACTCATCGAAAACGGCGTCAGCCTGCTCTTCGTCTCGCACGACCTCGGCACCGTCCGTTCGATCTGCTCGCGCGCCCTCTGGCTGAAAAACGGTCGCGCCGAAATGTGGGGCGAAGCGAAAGAAGTGGCCAAAGCCTACGAGAAATTTTGCTGGGCCGAGCAAGGAGTCACCTTGGGCGAGCCTCTCACGGCCGCGGAAAAAGCCCCGACGTCGGCAGCTCCTTCAGGCGGAGAACTCGCCCTCCCGCCGGGAGCCGGGGAGGGCCGCTATGGCACGCACCAGATGGAGATTCGCGGCGTCGCGTTGGAACTATGCAACGGCACACCGGTGCCCGACCACAAATTCGATTTCGGAGCGGAAGTCCGATTGCGCTTCGCCATCGAAGCGCGAACCGCCTTCAAAGGTAAGATACGTGTCGGTGTGCGTGTGAAGACGGCACGGCAGGACGTCGTGCTCACGATCAGCAACCTCGACGGCTCCGCGTCCGTCAACCTGCAGTCCGGTCACCGGCTGGAGGCCCGTTATGAGTTCAAGCTTCCGCTCGCGCACGGACACTACACGCTCATGGCCGCGCTTTTCGCGATTACACCGCTCTCCGAGGAACATGCGGAAGTTTATACGTTCTCCAATGCGACGATCCTCGACTGCATGGAGAATCTCATCGCTTTCGAAATGCGCCCGCGTCACCCGATACCCGCGGTGGGTCCCGTGCACACGAACTGCCCTTTGGAAATATCCCTCCACTCCCCCGCCGGCGCTTCTCAGTCGTGA